AGGCGATGGAAAGAACGCGCCTTGGAGGACCTCGACGCCGCCATGCGTGAAGACCCAGCCGCCACGTCGAAACTCATGGTCGCCATCGCCTACCAGGGCGTCCACGCCATCTGGGCCCACCGTCTGGCCCATGCCATCTGGGTCAAGCACCCGGCCCTACGCCCGCTGGCCCGTCTACTGTCCCAGTTCTCCCGCCACGTCACCGGAATTGAGATCCATCCGGGAGCGACGATCGGGCGTCGGTTCTTCATCGACCACGGCATGGGGGTGGTCATCGGGGAGACGGCTGTCATTGGTGACGACGTGCTGATGTATCACCAGGTCACCCTCGGTGGACGCGCACGCGGAAACTTCAAACGTCACCCCACGATCGGTAATCGCGTCCTCATCGGAGCTGGCGCCAAGATCATCGGAAACATCACCGTCGGTGACGACTGCAAGATTGGCGCCAATGCGCTTGTCATCAAGGACGTCGCTCCCGGAACGGTCGTCGTCGGTATCCCGTCGCAGGTTCACCAGGGGGACGTCGTCGCCTGAGCGCTCAGTTGTCGGACGCCTGCCAGCTGCACCCATCCGGGGTCGGCCTACCCGCAGTATCGTCCGAGGGTTCGTCAGCAATGGCCTCGTGGTGACGCACGACTTCGGCCATGATGACGGTGATGACCTTCTGGGCGAACTCGGGATCGAGGTTCGACTCGACGGCGAGTTGACGCAACCGTGCAATCTGCTCGGCCTCACGAGCCGGATCTGCCGACGGCAGGCCACGCTCAGCCTTGAAACGGCCCACCTCACGGGTGATCCGGAACCTCTCGGCGAGCAGGTGGATGAGAGCGGCGTCCATGTTGTCAATCGCGCCGCGCAACACGACCAATTCCTCGGGGACTTCGCTCATGTGGGAAGGTTATCCATCCATCCCGCTCGCCGCGACGGTGTCCTGGCTGATGGGACGGTCAGCGAATCGTCAACTCGATGCGCTGGAACTCCTTGACCTCCGAGTACCCGGTGGTGGCCATGGCCTGACGCAACCCACCGACAAGGTTCATGGTGCCGTCCGGCACACGAGAGGGGCCGTTGAGCACCTCAGCGAGGGTGCCCACCGGCTCGAAGCGCACCCGAGCACCACGCGGCAGGTCAGCGTGCCATGCCTCGGGACCCCAGTGCCACCCCTTGCCAGGAGCCTCGGTGGCCCGGGCCAGCGGGGACCCGACCATGACGGCATCCGCACCGCAGGCGATGGCCTTGGCGATGTCGCCGGAACGTCCCACCGAGCCATCAGCAATGACGTGGACGTAGCGTCCTCCCGACTCGTCCATGTAGTCGCGGCGGGCCTCAGCGACATCTGCGATCGCCGACGCCATCGACACCTCGATGCCCAGAACCTGACGGGTGGTGTGCGCCGCTCCCCCGCCGAATCCGACGAGCACACCGGCAGCCCCGGTACGCATGAGGTGCAGGGCCGTCTGGTAGGTCGCGCATCCACCGACGATGACCGGGACGTCAAGGTCGTAGATGAACTTGCGCAGGTCGAGGATGCCGTCGCCAACCCCAACATGTTCGGCCGACACCGTCGTCCCACGGATGACGAAGAAGTCAGCCCCGGTGTTGACGACGGTTTCGGAGAACCGGGACGCGTTGCGTGGCGACAAGGACCCGGCCACCGGCACCTCGGCGGCGCGGATCTCGGCCATCCGGGCGGTGATGAGCTCGGCCTTGATGGGCTCGGAGTAGATCTCCTGCATGCGGCGGGTCGTGGCGACGTCGTCACCCATCTCGGCCAGCTCCTCCAGGTACGGGGTGGGGTCCTCGTATCGGGTCCACAATCCCTCCAGGTTGAGCACGCCGAGCCCACCCAGACGCCCGAACTCGATGGCCGTCGCCGGGCTCATCACGGAGTCCATCGGGGCGGCCATGATCGGGAAGTCGAAGGTGAGTGCGTCGATCCGCCACTCCAGGTTCACCATCTCGGTGCCGCGAGTGCGCCGGGAAGGGATGAGAGCGACGTCATCCAGGCTGTAGGCCCGGGTGGCGCGTTTGCTGCGTCCGATGTCGTACATGATTCCTTTCCTGCCGACGTGGTGACTCGCCGGTCAGTGTGCACAGATCGTCAGTGTGCCGAGTAGTTGGGGGCCTCGACCGTCATCTGGATGTCATGGGGGTGAGACTCTCGCAGCCCGGCCGAGGTGATGCGCACGAAACGACCACGCTCGTGCAGCTCATCAACGGTACGGGCGCCGGTGTAGAACATCGACTGACGCAGACCACCCACCAGCTGGTAGGCCACCGCGCCGAGCGGTCCACGGTAGGCGACCTGTCCCTCGATACCCTCCGGGATGATCTTGTCATTGGTGGTGACGTCGCCCTGGAAGTAGCGGTCCTTGGAGTAGGACAGCTTCTCCCCGCGCGCCGACATGGCACCCATCGACCCCATGCCTCGGTAGGTCTTGAACTGCTTGCCGTTGAT
The genomic region above belongs to Cutibacterium equinum and contains:
- the cysE gene encoding serine O-acetyltransferase; this encodes MTTETTAILRTLRRWKERALEDLDAAMREDPAATSKLMVAIAYQGVHAIWAHRLAHAIWVKHPALRPLARLLSQFSRHVTGIEIHPGATIGRRFFIDHGMGVVIGETAVIGDDVLMYHQVTLGGRARGNFKRHPTIGNRVLIGAGAKIIGNITVGDDCKIGANALVIKDVAPGTVVVGIPSQVHQGDVVA
- a CDS encoding chorismate mutase produces the protein MSEVPEELVVLRGAIDNMDAALIHLLAERFRITREVGRFKAERGLPSADPAREAEQIARLRQLAVESNLDPEFAQKVITVIMAEVVRHHEAIADEPSDDTAGRPTPDGCSWQASDN
- a CDS encoding GuaB3 family IMP dehydrogenase-related protein yields the protein MYDIGRSKRATRAYSLDDVALIPSRRTRGTEMVNLEWRIDALTFDFPIMAAPMDSVMSPATAIEFGRLGGLGVLNLEGLWTRYEDPTPYLEELAEMGDDVATTRRMQEIYSEPIKAELITARMAEIRAAEVPVAGSLSPRNASRFSETVVNTGADFFVIRGTTVSAEHVGVGDGILDLRKFIYDLDVPVIVGGCATYQTALHLMRTGAAGVLVGFGGGAAHTTRQVLGIEVSMASAIADVAEARRDYMDESGGRYVHVIADGSVGRSGDIAKAIACGADAVMVGSPLARATEAPGKGWHWGPEAWHADLPRGARVRFEPVGTLAEVLNGPSRVPDGTMNLVGGLRQAMATTGYSEVKEFQRIELTIR